Within Candidatus Dadabacteria bacterium, the genomic segment GAATCAGTCGGCATAAGAGTGTTCAGGGATACGGGTGTTGAACTGCTCAAGAGGGCGGTTGAGGAAGAGATGAGGAATCCCGATGCCGAAGGCAAATGGTACATTTCCTCAATACACAGGCTTATAAGCAAGGGGTATAAAATCAAGCCCCTCGATATAGGCGAACTTTACTGGATGGATGTCGACTGTCCACTAGATCTTTTCAGGGCGAGAAAACAGGCTGACAGATTCTTGAAAAAGGAATACCGTGCCCCAAGTCTTCTGAGAGTTGTTGACTCCTACGAATAATCTGCCATGAAAGACGCTATTGTACTTTGTTCTGGCACAGGAACAAATGGCGAGGATCTATCCAAATTCCCAAGCAAATCGATAGCGCAAGTCCCTCAACTCAAAAGAATTATAATAAATTGTCAACGTGCCGGAACTGAGCAGTTTCATATAATTACCGACAACGCGGGTCTTCTAAAAAACCTTCTTATTGATGACCCGAGAATCACATCGGATATAAACTGGGTCCCACCTGGAGGGTCGCTGTCGATAAATTCGGGCAGGGTTCTTATTTTAGAATCCTCTCTGGTTGTCACGAACTCCAATTCCCTTGAAAAATTCGTTCGTGATTCATCTGATTGCCGCGAGGATGAGTTTTCTGTGCTTGTTCAGCAGGACGCTGATCCTGTTGTTGGCATGGACAGGGAAACCGGTTACGTAACCAAGTATTTCGGTGGAGGAAGCAGCGTCTTTGGCGCTTTCTCCGTAAACTTCACAGAAGTCCCATCTGTGCTTTCGGCTGCCGGGCTCAATACTTGGCTTGGTGACGAGGCCACCCGGAACCGTATGAGAATCTTCAGTGCCGACAGTGGGTACTGGTATCGCCTTTCGGATACCAAAGAATCCCGAAAAGAAGCGGAAAGAATCATTTTTTCTCACGTAGGTAAAACGGCTACCGGATGGATAGCCAGAAATATAAACGGCCGGATGTCTCTTCCTTTGAGCAAGCTCCTGATAAGAACATCTCTTACGCCTAACGCTGTTAGCGTTCTGATTAACCTGATAGGGGTGCTCTGCGGGCCGCTTTACGCCCTTGGTCATCCGGTGCTCGGTGCTCTTTTCATGCAGGCGGCAACTGTTTTGGACAGGTGTGACGGAGAAGTTGCGAGAATAAAGCTTATGGAGACAAAAAAAGGGCAGTGGGTTGATACCATAAGTGACCAGTTCACGGTGCTTTCCTTCCTGATCGGAGTTCCTGTTGGATATTATCTTCAGACCGGAAGCACCGTTGCGGTGATCCTCGGAAGCTATAATATCATCATCTTCATCCTGTTTCTTATATGGTCGTTTTACTTTCTGATAAAGTACACGGATTCCGGCAGCCTAGTTGCGTACTTTGAAGTCGACAAGCATATCAATCCCGAGGAACTTTCCCTCCTAAGGAAACTGCTTGCCCGTCTTCGCTTTTTGGGGAGGAGAAATTATTATTCGGCCGGATTAGTTCTCATAGCTATAATCGGAGGAAACTCCCTAGTTCTTTTCGCTACGTCTTTTACTCTTACCCTCTTTTTGATACACCAGCTTGAAGACGTTATAAGAATTCTCCGTATCGGAAAACCCAAGGAAGTTCTTCAAAAAGAAACGGAACAGGGCTAAGCCGGCAACACCTGCTGGTTGCCAAACAGGGTCGCGGAACATCTTAAGATGCTACCGCGGCAGCTACTTGGGGTTTCTGTGGAATTTTATCAGGCAGAAAGAGAGAAGACTCAAGACGCTTGCCCAAGAGATAAACATGAAGAGTGCAGCGGCGAAATCCATTATCTTTCCCTCCTACCGGCAATATAAACCATAGCTAAAAGGAAAACAAACAACCCTGCAATATAAAGCCTAGCAAACCAGATATTCCAGCTAGTCTCTCCGATTATCGAAGGCAGACTGCTGTATCCCCACCACGACATGAGAATCAGAAGGAAAAACGGCGTCAGATATTTTAGGATGTAGTAAAAAACCCGCGGCGCCTTTATAAATCCCCCCGAGTTTATTTCATTCCAAGCTTTATCGGCCCCGAATACCCACATGAACATTACAATTTCAATGAATCCGAATACGACGAGCATTATGGTGCCGGCCCAGAAATCCCATTCGTCAAGGACCTGGCTTATCAGTATCACCGGCAGCACGCTTACAATTATTATCAGCATAGTGTATACGACAGCTCTTTCTCTCGAGATGCCGAACTCATCCTGAAGGAAGGTTACTACGGGATATGCTATAGCTACGGACGAGGTCATGCCGGCGAAAAACAGGAGAAAAAACCACAAGAATCCGAAGATTCTGCCCGCCTCAACTCCTCCTAGGCTTCCCGAAATGCTGCTGAACACTGCGGGGAGGCTTACGAATCCCAAGCTGAATGCACCTGATTGCGCTACGGTGACCACACTTGCGACTCCGAAGAACGCCACTGCAGCCGGAATGGCTATCGAGCCCCCGAGAATCACCTCCACTGTCTCGTTAAGAGTTGCTGAAGTCAGGCCGCTTAGGGTTACGTCATCATCGATCTTTATGTAGGATGCGTACGCAACTATTGCTCCGAAAGCCAGACTCAGCGTAAAGAAAATCTGCCCGGCCGCCGCTATCCATACTTTCGGGTTCTTAAGGGCTTCAAAGTCGGGATTCCAGAGAAAGTTAAGCCCCTCTATCGCGGTTCCGTAATCAGTCTTGAGCGTCAGAGTTTTTACTACGAGTATTATCGCCAGGACAAACAGCATGGGGAGGGCATACTTGACGAATATCTCTATGCCTCCCGATATTCCTCTTAGCATGATGTAGAAATTTGCACTGATTGTGATTACAAAGGCGGTAATAGCCATCTTGGAAGGGGTGAGGAACACCCCGTCTCCCGCACCGAGATAATCGGCAAGAAAGCTGCTGTAGGGTTTTACGTACTCCGCGGCGTTTGAAACCGACCCCGGATCGAGACTGGGATTGCTTCCTAGGAGAAAATGCAGAGCGTATCCCAAGGTCCAGGATTCAATGTAAACGTAGTAAATTGTTACGACAAGGGGTATCCAGAGTCCTATAACGCCAAGGGTTCTGGAAATGGGGCTTTTCCAGAAAAGATTGAATATTGCAGGGGTTGTTCCGTGCCCGCGAGACCCT encodes:
- a CDS encoding CDP-alcohol phosphatidyltransferase family protein; the encoded protein is MKDAIVLCSGTGTNGEDLSKFPSKSIAQVPQLKRIIINCQRAGTEQFHIITDNAGLLKNLLIDDPRITSDINWVPPGGSLSINSGRVLILESSLVVTNSNSLEKFVRDSSDCREDEFSVLVQQDADPVVGMDRETGYVTKYFGGGSSVFGAFSVNFTEVPSVLSAAGLNTWLGDEATRNRMRIFSADSGYWYRLSDTKESRKEAERIIFSHVGKTATGWIARNINGRMSLPLSKLLIRTSLTPNAVSVLINLIGVLCGPLYALGHPVLGALFMQAATVLDRCDGEVARIKLMETKKGQWVDTISDQFTVLSFLIGVPVGYYLQTGSTVAVILGSYNIIIFILFLIWSFYFLIKYTDSGSLVAYFEVDKHINPEELSLLRKLLARLRFLGRRNYYSAGLVLIAIIGGNSLVLFATSFTLTLFLIHQLEDVIRILRIGKPKEVLQKETEQG
- a CDS encoding sodium-dependent transporter, with the translated sequence MKKGSNNRDAWATKTGLILAMAGNAIGLGNFLRFPTQAAENGGGAFMIPYFIAFILIGIPIMWMEWGMGRYGGSRGHGTTPAIFNLFWKSPISRTLGVIGLWIPLVVTIYYVYIESWTLGYALHFLLGSNPSLDPGSVSNAAEYVKPYSSFLADYLGAGDGVFLTPSKMAITAFVITISANFYIMLRGISGGIEIFVKYALPMLFVLAIILVVKTLTLKTDYGTAIEGLNFLWNPDFEALKNPKVWIAAAGQIFFTLSLAFGAIVAYASYIKIDDDVTLSGLTSATLNETVEVILGGSIAIPAAVAFFGVASVVTVAQSGAFSLGFVSLPAVFSSISGSLGGVEAGRIFGFLWFFLLFFAGMTSSVAIAYPVVTFLQDEFGISRERAVVYTMLIIIVSVLPVILISQVLDEWDFWAGTIMLVVFGFIEIVMFMWVFGADKAWNEINSGGFIKAPRVFYYILKYLTPFFLLILMSWWGYSSLPSIIGETSWNIWFARLYIAGLFVFLLAMVYIAGRRER